Proteins encoded by one window of Anguilla rostrata isolate EN2019 chromosome 9, ASM1855537v3, whole genome shotgun sequence:
- the tmem126a gene encoding transmembrane protein 126A — protein sequence MSQNTLPGNVPPKSVVLELLLSKYERLPERDRRFFANGPIYLGGSAAVVGLLANSLFRGVLNVTQGLFTSSLPMAVLPFLTTVAFYNGAVSQPLLSGELNCPTCALIRGGLVGGLAGGLYPVMLALPVSAGLATRYSTSPMPEKGNVLRFWITITQPILRRMNVVLILQCLLGVYLSSKHYGIYVKMLELPISDSEELRE from the exons ATGTCGCAGAATACGCTGCCGGGGAACGTGCCTCCGAAATCGGTGGTCCTTGAATTACTCCTATCGAAGTACGAGCGACTCCCAGAGAGAGATAG GCGATTCTTTGCCAATGGCCCAATATATCTTGGAGGCAGCGCTGCAGTTGTAGGACTTCTTGCAAATAGCCTTTTTCGAGGAGTTCTCAATGTCACCCAGGGTCTGTTTACGTCAAGTCTTCCTATGGCGGTTCTGCCGTTTCTGACAACAGTGGCGTTTTACAATGGCGCTGTATCACAACCTTTGTTGTCAG GAGAGCTCAACTGTCCAACCTGCGCCCTAATCCGAGGTGGGCTAGTTGGAGGACTTGCTGGTGGCCTGTATCCCGTTATGTTGGCATTACCCGTCAGTGCTGGCCTGGCAACAAG ATACAGCACCTCACCAATGCCAGAAAAGGGAAATGTGCTTCGGTTCTGGATTACCATCACCCAGCCTATCCTGAGGAGAATGAATGTTGTGTTGATACTGCAGTGTCTTTTAGGCGTTTACCTGAGCTCTAAGCACTATGGCATTTATGTTAAAATGCTTGAATTACCCATCTCAGATAGTGAAGAACTGAGAGAATAA